In Pseudomonas sp. MTM4, one genomic interval encodes:
- a CDS encoding TetR/AcrR family transcriptional regulator has protein sequence MSSIRERNKELILRAASEEFAEKGFAASKTSDIANRAGLPKPNVYYYFKSKENLYREVLDSIVEPLLQASAPFNQPGEPADVLRAYIRTKIRISREHACASKVFASEIMHGAPHLPAERAEQLNAQASHNVARIQGWIDQGLMAKVDPNHLLFSIWAATQTYADFDWQISTVTGKASLDDADYEAAADTIIRMVIKGCEVKETSAVS, from the coding sequence ATGTCCAGTATCCGCGAGCGCAACAAAGAATTGATCCTGCGCGCTGCCAGTGAAGAGTTCGCCGAAAAGGGCTTCGCCGCCAGCAAGACCAGCGACATCGCCAATCGCGCCGGGCTGCCCAAGCCCAACGTTTATTACTATTTCAAGAGCAAGGAAAACCTCTACCGCGAGGTGCTCGACAGCATTGTCGAGCCGCTGCTGCAAGCATCCGCCCCCTTCAATCAGCCCGGCGAACCCGCCGATGTGTTACGTGCCTATATCCGCACCAAAATCCGGATTTCACGCGAGCACGCCTGCGCCTCCAAAGTATTCGCAAGCGAAATCATGCATGGCGCGCCCCATCTGCCAGCCGAACGGGCGGAGCAGCTCAACGCCCAGGCCAGCCACAACGTGGCTCGCATCCAAGGCTGGATCGATCAGGGACTGATGGCGAAGGTCGACCCCAATCATCTGTTGTTCAGCATCTGGGCGGCGACCCAGACCTATGCCGATTTCGACTGGCAGATATCCACCGTGACGGGAAAAGCCTCTCTTGACGATGCAGATTACGAAGCTGCTGCCGATACGATCATTCGTATGGTCATCAAGGGTTGCGAGGTAAAGGAAACGTCCGCAGTCAGCTGA